ctcagagggaaatattgtactttctactccactacatttatttgacagctttagttacttttcagatgaagatttgacacaatggataatataacaagcttttaaaatacaacacattgttaaagatgaaaccagtggtttccaacctttttgtcttttgacgtcttacaaaaagcagtgtgtagtcggggtcacatttcacatgtctatgagttgttaacagctccaccaaatagtgatttttccctctaaacttctcacatgctttcatttcaataaatgttcaaatgatccaatatttcagcaaaaatcaaagattagagaaaaagtccaaaaactgaaaacagatttgtgtatcagaactttgttttttcttctttcctctcccattaatcatctcaccacccctcagatttatctgctgaccctttggagggccccgacccctaggttgggaaccactggactaaactagctaactgtatataaagtagtgtaaactagctccacctccagcagctacaacagtaacatgctgctctaacactgatgcttcactattaataatctaatgatgtcatatataataatatatcagtcagagggaccaaaccactacttttactgcaatactttaactacatcaagctcataatacttatgtacttttactgcaatactttaactacatcaagctcataatacttatgtacttttactgcaatactttaactacatcaagctcataatacttatgtacttttactgtagtaggatttaTCATGCAGGACTtctacttgtaatggagtatttttacattgcagtattagtacttttactgcattaaaggatctgaatacttcttccaccactgatagaTAACATTGGCCCTTTAATTGTGACAGCTGTAACCGGTAGTTGTGGTGTTATACGCGGCCCAGCTTGACACTGGTCCTTCCTCAGCATCACCGCATCATCATCCGCTTCCCCCTCCCTCAACACGGGACCCACATTTGCCTCCATAAAGCGTAAAACATCGGGATAATGGACGACGTCCCTCCGATCATCAACATCTCCATCTCCCTGCGGATCCAGCCCAACGAGGGGCCCGTGTTCTTCAAGGTGGACGGGACCCGGTTCGGCCAGAGCAGGACCATCAAACTGCTCACAGGCTCCAAATACAAGATCGAGGTGGTGGTGAAGCCCGGAAAGGTGGAGGCCACGTAAGgagaaattgattttaaaagcGTTATTTCCCCTGTTTTCATCGCTATATTGTTAGATATTTGGTTTTATGAGCAGAGGGACTGAACAGAGCATTAGGCCTGTTCTCTTATTTAACCATGAAATACAAAAGACAACGTCTATAGGGATAATATCTTCCTCCATAATTAGACGAAATGACcttaaataaatagaaaacacagCGATAATCGTGCATGTTGTTATTTGCTCCGTGGCCTCCGTCCTGCAGGCCTGCAGCGTCACATATCAGTCTGAATAAATCATGTGTGGATCATGtgtgatggttttttttttttttttttgcatcccTGGTGGTGACAGGAGGCCTCGTTtgtctgtctgatcatctgtatgcaaacacacagagatcatttctctctgttgctgttgttggaTTAAAGTGAAGTCTCAGGTGAAGCAGGGCGGGGTCCAGCTGGTCAAACACCGCCTCATTATGACTAATTTCAATCTGAATATaggttatatatttttatttaatccaAAATGTCGCTAAAATGGCATTACTAATaaaatgaattacaaaaaattcatttcaattagatagaaaaatctaaaatgaaatgaatgaaatgtatgaTATGTGTGATCCTGGGAGTTCAGTTCTGATACCTATAACATAATTTTAGgcatcataaaaatataatctCATCATACTTTGTAATGACACTCCAGAGTAGAGTTTTTGGTTACTCTAGTCAGCTGGTTTAGAGAGATGTTGATTGTATGgaagattttaaaatgtctacattaaaaacaaatcaaataaatggataaagtgaaaaacaataCATTGTAATATGTATTATctttatatgtatatgcatttactgtgtcataattaaatgaaaaacatatgatGCATGCGTCTgcgttgtggttgtctgccagaaactgtcataaactggcttttattcagttttaagccacatttttacgaTAAATGTTTTGGTTCTTTTTAAGTATATCATTTAtctggatgaaggattttagtcattggacatctggatcttaagttatcagagaaacaagtccagaaaacgttagcagcagctggACTATCAGCCCTTCCCGGACGTCCTCTGTCCACAGAACAGCAtcggagaaacacagattttttaaatgaaactgctttattcagtgtttttaccggTTTTAATCCCTGTGTATGATTGTTTTGGAGAGGATGAGACCTCAgcggataattcagctcccggTAAAAGCCTCCTGAATAATGAACacttacatattgtgcgtttaactCAAGGTCAGAGGCTTTTccaagaaaatataaaaatggggAACAAACAgtactgtagtttttctgtTGAGGATAGTCTCAGGTTTGAAAGTGGCTGACTTTTATTAATACCAAATACCATATGTTCAAATGAAGTGTGGTCATGAGTGCTTGTCAGCTTGTCAGCAGTACTGAATGTACCTTCAGTCAGTGCAGGAAGATGATGCTTTGGTGAATCCTCTGTAAGACATCACAGTACTTGGGTGGCGGTCCACTAACTAAAGGACACATCTTTATCTTCATCACAGCACCATGAACATCGGAGGTATCATCTTCCCTCTGGAGCAGCAGTCCAAGGACGAGGAGTCGGTGGTTTATCACGCTCTGTATGACACCGAGGGCGTCCCGCACACCAAGAGTGGAGACCGGCAGCCAGTCCAGGTCAGCATAGAGGTAAGATAACAACAAGAGGTAAGACGAAGTCACAACAACAACGAGTCACCTATAATGAGACATCAGGTAACTGTTGATAAGACAAGTGGCTGCTCCAAGTTCCCACAGGTCCTCTT
The DNA window shown above is from Thunnus maccoyii chromosome 2, fThuMac1.1, whole genome shotgun sequence and carries:
- the cnrip1a gene encoding CB1 cannabinoid receptor-interacting protein 1a; its protein translation is MDDVPPIINISISLRIQPNEGPVFFKVDGTRFGQSRTIKLLTGSKYKIEVVVKPGKVEATTMNIGGIIFPLEQQSKDEESVVYHALYDTEGVPHTKSGDRQPVQVSIEFNKAGTFETVWQAKYYNYYKREHCQFGNKFSSIEYECKPNETRTLMWINKEAFN